A region of the Primulina eburnea isolate SZY01 chromosome 7, ASM2296580v1, whole genome shotgun sequence genome:
TAATTTAAGGaagaataataatataataaagaaCAAATCAAAAGTCAATGATTAAATTTATTCAAACAACCGTTCGAGGTAGGATCCCCTTGAATCCAACAATAAAATGAGTTTAGCTAATAAAATCTATACTAAAATATGCAAaacaataattaaatgaaagttCTTAAACTAAAAATACTAGAGTAATTGAATAACGGAAGACACGCTGTTCGAAAATCTCGAATTCTTCAAGTTTCCTCGACTTTAGTTGTTTTCTCCTTGTATGCGGCAGCTCTCCCGGCTGATAAAAACTAATCCTCCTCCAAAAAAACGTGCTAGGGCTTTTATAAGTAGATATCATCAAGAAAGAATGGAAAGAaatcaaacaatattttttttcttattaataACGCTGGGTGGCTGAAATTGCCCGCCTCATCGCCCATCTCTCACAAATTGGCCAAACTCTTTTCCTCACACGTACTAGGTGGATAAAAACAACCACCCAGCATACCTGGCTCGTACATCTTCTAATTTAAATTTCGCATTGGGGTAGGTAAATTCACTCGCCTTAGCGCGCCTTGCTCGCAGTTTTTTGCCTCCATTCATCTTTTTCTTGATCAACTTAGCTACAAATCAAACCAAATCCTAAAATATTTGACCATGGCACATAATAGGACTTAAACAACTAAATTCAAATCAGCACATCAAAATATGCATAGATAAGGCTTTAACGACACACAAAACACGTGAAAACGACACCTATCAACGGTATAGCATATGACAATCTTGCTTGGCATTTTGATCAATGGACTTGAGGCGGTGGAGGAAACACCTAGTTCACTTCAAAAAAACCAGGCAGATTTTCAACATCAATTTCATTCTCGAGTTCACCTGGAGCAATCATTTCAAGAGGAGTTGGCCTCTCCGATGCGGAAACAATTTACATGGCCTATGTATGGATCTCCACTTCTGGTGTTTTCACAATGGGTATAACATCCTTCTTATAACCCATCTTACTTCGAATATCGTGAGAGTCAAAAAAATTTCCTGTCATTGTTAAATTTGGAGAGAGTGAGATTAATCAATAGAATTTACACAGAGAGTTAATCAGAAAACAAGAAATATTTTAGCAAATAATACAGAGAAGAATATGAATAAGTGAAATTAATAGGCAAGGGTTAAACAACAGTCTGTTCAACGATAACAAAAATTAGCGTAAGAGTAGTCTTTCATCTCTTAACAGATCGCACAAAATTCACCAGCGGTAACAAAAAGTTAATaggtgaaattttaaaattttagaaaaatatcagcaaattaAGGCAATAATCTTGCATAATTGTTTCCCAAAAATTTTATAAGAATAATTAACTCACTTCGACTTAACTCCACTCAATCGTCAGAgatcataaatatttatttttagaaaaataggGTTTTTCATCAAATGTCCCATGTTGAAAACTTATAACCTCTTGAGCAAAAAATATTCACAAATCTATATATATGCATTACCTAATTACACCTAAAAACATAATGGAACATAATAGAAACGTGATAACATGAATGTGATGTGTTCACAAATGAGATGTTTTCACTGATGCTGGCAACATCTCCTGAGTGCACTTCCAATATCAAAAAAACAAATTGATTTTCCTACACACACAGAGCTCATTCTCACTTTATTTTTATCCAGAAGTGGTAGCTATCACGGTAGAGGAACAATATTCATTGGACtcttctaggtagctttttctaTTCTCTTCTGTTACGATTTCTGTTTTGATTCCGAAGAGGTAGCTTTCATACTAAAAGAACAGTCTTCATTTGGACTCTCTTAGGTAGCTTTTCCATTCTTTTCCTTCTGATAGAGAACTGAATCCTCCTTTTTTTTAATTGCCTAATCTTCTCAAGCCACTTTTCACATGAGACAGATCAATGATTACACGAACATCCTCAACTAATTTTTGACTAAGGTAGAGCACGTCTCATGACTAAGTGTGTTGATTGAAATAGAAGTGAAAAGTTGTAAGAGCATCAAAAATTAGCCAGCATAGTACGAACTTCACATAGGACAAAATAAATGAAAGATGTTTATTTCCTAATGTCCTAAAAAGCTCATGCATTTTGAGTGTTGTCCTAAATGTTGTTACATTTAAGACAACATCCGCGAGTGATCAGAATTTACACATGATGAGAAATTTCCTAAGATTGAAAATCTCTCGAAATCTAATGTTTTTGTGAAATATATCCATCAATTGTTATTAGTCCCAACAAATTCTATATGAATCAAACTTTTCTAtactaaatctcgaataaaatgatatttaatGTCAGTGTGTTTTGTTCAAGAGTATTgtactgaattttttgaaatgtcaaattttcttgaattatcACAGTACGCATAACCCAAGGACATTTGCTAGTTGTACGCATTAATAttactttaaagattttatgactttatacttttgagtggttttgatatatttaaaaGAACGTatgcaaaacataaaatcataaatcgtaaacCAAAATCTAAAACTagcaattttcaaaataaagaataaactcttaaatatatcaaaaccactcaaaagtATAAAGTCATAAAATCATTAAAGTAATATTAATGCGTAAAACTAGCAAATGTCCTCGGGTTATGCGCATCATcagtccagctagttcaaccatcaagtctttcatcatcaacaacatcatgttcacctgcatcaatcacacctagtaaggctattgactcagcaaacctttaccatgataacaaataatacatatatgtttacaagcaacagtgaaatatacttttaataaaatagcttttcatgaacatgcataactttaaatcttttttcctttcatcatatcctTTCacatttcatcatatacgtatacatttatcttttatttaattgtgaCTACCATTTCATCCTTTGGTCGATTTATCAAATTCAGCTGTAactatagtatatatatatatatatactatatatatatatatatatatatatatattttttaaatatacttttgtaccatttaaaataaatcaacaagcctattttgaaaatccaaaagaacgTATGCAAAACATAAAATGATAAATCGTAAACCAAAATCTAAAACTagcaattttcaaaataaagcataaactcttaaatatatcaaaaccactcaaaagtataaagtcataaaatctttaaagtaaTATTAATGCGTACAACTAGAAAATGTCCTCGGGTTATGCGCATCATcagtccagctagttcaaccatcaagtcttccatcatcaacaacatcatgttcacctgcatcgatcacacctagtgagtctattgattCAGCAAACCTTTAccatgataacaaataatacatatatgttTACAAGCGACAGTGaaatatacttttaataaaatagcttttcatgaacatgcataactttaaatattttttcctttcatcatatcctTTCACATTTCATCATATAAGTATacatttctattttatttaattgtgacCACCATTTCATCCTTTGGTCGATTTATCAATTTCAGCTATAAATATAGTATGAGGCGGCGAGGCAACATTAACCACTTTTCCATTGTGTGCTTTGGCTTATATTCGGTGAGGACATCAGCGAAATTATCACCCGTCAATTGAGCCTtgaccttacatatcatcatattctcTCGATGGAAATTCGATCTTCGGGCTCCctttggggccttttcccattaACGGACTCCCTCTAAGGGACTCGTCCGTCACAAATCTCCATTTTCTTATCGTCATAATTAAATCACttctttcaaaatatttttccacatttccatcactttataaaaatacatGTAGTAATATcaatttcttttaaaccaagtatACAAAACATCTTTTAGCATTTATTGTttctcatcataaaattccataaactttaaaaataaacattttatcttTCATTatagcattcaggacactgccaagacgtctaacattttcaggtgtaaaatgaccgttttgttCCTGAAACCCTAACTTCCCAATTTACACTTAGACCTTAAAATGACGATCCAAATCCATCCAAACATAACATAACACCTGGaatttatgatgaaacgttaaaGTTAAAAGaaatgttgcatgcttgtttttagaagaaaaatgatattaaatgcatgctttttataaagtgatgaaaatgtgaaaaattggaggaggtgaagtaattgtgactattatgatgttatgatgatatgaatagGGATGTCGTGAGGAAAAAGGATCCCAGAGGGAGCTCATTTACGGAAGGAGGCTCTAgaagggagcccatttatggaaGGTGGCCCCAGAGAGAGTCCgtctatgggaaaaggccccagagagagcccgatgatcgtattttcatatgatgaggataggccaaggctcaattGACGGGTGAgggtgtcgctgatgtccccatcgcaaagtactgtggttacatgtagatggatccatcgaccttatGAGGAAAAGAAAGTCACGATTAACgattaaaattcaataaaaaaggAAAAGTGTTTATGCTCATGATGAAAggatatatgatatgaaatgataaaaaggaaaatgttgaggtttaagttatgcatgttcatgaaatgttattttatgtaaaagtattttcactattGCATGTGAGATGTATATGTATTAGTTGTTATAaagaatatgatgtgttgagtctttagactcactaggtgtgattgatgcatgtgAGTTTGATGGAGGTCTTAATgattgactttgctggactgtcggtgcacataacccgaggaccaaaaCTTCTATTTTTTCTGCGCTTATGATTATAATTTatgttaaaaaatttaatactatatatttatgcttttgagaggtttttgagaggtgGTAGTATGGgttatacttttcaaattattgctttttaggtttggtaaaacgtttgacgatttcatgttttgactattctcttggatttttaaatattagttgGTTTCTTTACTTTAAAAATGAtgcaaatatattttatatatttgtatGAGTGTTCGGCTGATGAAATAGttaggtttttttaaaaaaatatgatagtactttttaagcaaaaCGATTAGTGGACGTTTGAGTTGGTATTAGAGcgatggttctgtaaagggttgtgccaccatcagcgccgagAAGCTcggtcgtcaagcctcaaatttgtaagtttacatgctttatatgatttatatgatgatacctgcatgattacatgaattatatgtttacgtcacatgtaTACTAGCTTTTTGAGGATATATACTCTATGtgcttaaattgctaaaaaaTGAATTAAGATATGATGCATGATTAGAAAACTTAGATCTAAATgtatgttggttacgttagtatttggaaaaaattcagataaaatgcctccCAAACGTGCCCTTGTTATTGAGAACCAGGCTGAGAATAATGAGAACCGTCAAGAGAATCCACTCCCGCCTCCTAATGGGAATGCTGTTGTTCGCACACTTGAGGGCATGAACCGTTTCTTTGAGCAATTTCAGCATGCTCCTAGGCCGCATCCCGATGTTTATGACCAGTTCCAAAAGCTAGCGCCGAAGGAATTATCTGGCAATACTGATCCTTTTGCTGCTGAGGCTTGGATTCGTGCACTCGAGGTACACTTTTGTTATATGAATATGGGGGATGCTGACCTTGTTCGGTGTGCCACTTACATGTTTAGGGATTATGCTactttatggtgggaaggagccaaGCATGGTATTGACATTGCTACTCTTACTTGGGCTCGATTCAAGGAGATATTCTATGAGAAGTATTTTACTACTGATGTTAGAGGGCGACTGAAGAGTGAGTTTATGAGCCTCCGTCAGGGAGATTCGACTGTTGCTGAGTTTGTGAGGAAATTTGATAGaggttgtcactttgtaccccttattgcgAGGGATGATGTGGAGAAGCTTAGACACTTCATGGATGGTCTACGACCCACCATATGAAATAATATTATGATGATGTGTCTTTTGGATTATGCTACTACTACTACTTATGCATTCCAGTCTGAGCAATCTTTAAGGACATTGAGTTTGAGATGCAGCGAAAGAGACATCAACACCAAAATAATAATCAGCCAAACAAAAAGCCATATATGGCCCCAAGGTCAAGTCAAGAAGTAAGGACAGCAAAAGCCACAACATCCTGGAGCACCAAAACTTGCTGAAAGGCCCCTATGCAAGGAGTTCAATCACTTTCATCTTGGCAAATGTGAATGGGGCACATTCAAATGTTTCTTTTGCAAGGAGAAGAGGCACAAGGCTGCTGATTGCTCGAAGAGAAAAGCACCTACTGTGGGAACGCATATGTTATGCATGCTGAAGAATCAGAGGAGGAGCTAGACACTATGCTTATTacgggtaacctagtcatttaacatttttatattgcttttattgcatgaaatgttaaattagttattagaattgaattgagatcaagTTTAACCTAGtggaaattaggttgcatgttctacaTTAGTTGGAATTAAGATATTATTCTAGAAAACCATAGAAATTTGTATTGATTTGAGCCCTATTTTATGCAAAGGATGTAATAattccaaataaaaagtttATGGCCACAGATTAAAGAAAAATCATAACTAAGGGTTGATTAGGAGTTTCGAGAATTTTGAGGGGTCATTGTGCAATTTCAAAAATGTAAAGACTAAAATGTAATTACCGAAAATTGTGAGGACTAAATTGTAATTACTGAAAAGATAACGGGCTTAATTGCAAATAAGTTGAGGGACCGAAATGCTAATATCTGAAAATTTGAAGGACCTAAATGAGATTTACCAAAATTGTAAGGACTTTCATGCAATTTTGGAATTTAAGggataaaaatgtgaatttcgAAAATATAAGGGTCCAAGTGCAAATATCGAAAATTCTGGTGTCTAATTGCAAATTTCAAAAAACTGAAGGGCTAAAAtgcaatttttcaagaaaagctTAAGTTCAACACGCAATCTTCACATAACTTTGGGAAATTAATGATACAAATTCATTAAGCTTCAAcacgaa
Encoded here:
- the LOC140835697 gene encoding uncharacterized protein, coding for MPPKRALVIENQAENNENRQENPLPPPNGNAVVRTLEGMNRFFEQFQHAPRPHPDVYDQFQKLAPKELSGNTDPFAAEAWIRALEVHFCYMNMGDADLVRCATYMFRDYATLWWEGAKHGIDIATLTWARFKEIFYEKYFTTDVRGRLKSEFMSLRQGDSTVAEFVRKFDRGCHFVPLIARDDVEKLRHFMDGLRPTI